The Streptomyces fungicidicus nucleotide sequence CGATCTGCTCGGCGGCCGCCTGGGCGTGGACGCGTACGCGCGCTACACCGAGCAGCTGTGGTTCGTGTACGAGGCGCTGGAGTCCGGCGCTCCCGGACTGGCGGCGGACCCGGTCGCGGGCCCGTTCGTGCAGCCGGAACTCTTCCGGCTGCCCTCCCTGGAACGCGACCTGGCCCATCTGCGCGGCCCCGGCTGGCGCTCCACCCTGACCGCCCTCCCCGCCACCCGCGCCTACGCCGACCGGGTCGCCGAGTGCGCCCGCACCTGGCCGTCCGGTTACGTCGCCCACCACTACACCCGCTACCTGGGCGACCTCTCCGGCGGCCAGATCATCCGCGGCAGGGCGGAGAAGACCTGGGGCTTCGCGCGCAAGGGCGACGGCGTCCGCTTCTACGTCTTCGAGGGCGTCCCCAACCCGGCCGCCTTCAAGCGGGGCTACCGCGAGCTCCTGGACGCGGTCCCGGCCGACGACCTGGAGAAGCAGCGCGTCGTGAGCGAGTGCAAGCGGGCGTTCACGCTGAACACGGACGTGTTCCGGGCGCTGGGCGAGGAGTTCCCGCTGTCGGCGTGAGAGCGGGACCCGGCCGGGCCGTCAGCGTTCCAGGTGGACCCGGCCGCCGATCTCCGTCCAGCCCTCCGGCTGGGGGGCCGTGAGGATCTGGGAGCCCGTGCCCTGGGTGATGTTCAGGGCGCGGCCCAGCAGGTCGGTGAGGAGCAGGGCCGCCGCGCCCGTCGCCTCGTCCTCGTCGATGCCGTCGTCGCGGCCCGGGAAGGCGCGGGCGCGGACCCGGCCGGCCGGCTCGTCCAGCCAGGCCCAGGCGTAGATCCACTCCCCCTTGGGCGGCACGGGCAGGTCGTCGACCTCGGCGGCGCTCGCGTACTGGCGCAGGGTGCGCGGCGGCACCCACTCCGCCCGCGCCTCGATCCAGCAGAACTCCCCGTCCTGCCGGGTGCCCACCACCCCGGCGGGGACGACCAGTTCGGGCACGTCGAGCAGCCAGCCGGTGCCGACACAGGGGTGGCCGGCGAAGGGCAGGCGCAGGGTGGGGGTGTAGATGTCGATCACCCCGCGCTCGGGGTCGTCGACGAACACGGTCTCACTGAAGCCGAGCTTCGCGGCGAACTCCTGGCGGTCTTCCCGCCCGGGCAGCACGGAGCCGTCGCGGACGACTCCCAGTTCGTTGCCGTATCCGCCGCGGGGGCCGCAGAAGACGCGCAGCACGTCGTAGTCAGTCACGGGGGCATTCAAGCAT carries:
- a CDS encoding biliverdin-producing heme oxygenase; this translates as MDSFSTLIRTASHEQHVEAETSTFMSDLLGGRLGVDAYARYTEQLWFVYEALESGAPGLAADPVAGPFVQPELFRLPSLERDLAHLRGPGWRSTLTALPATRAYADRVAECARTWPSGYVAHHYTRYLGDLSGGQIIRGRAEKTWGFARKGDGVRFYVFEGVPNPAAFKRGYRELLDAVPADDLEKQRVVSECKRAFTLNTDVFRALGEEFPLSA
- a CDS encoding PhzF family phenazine biosynthesis protein; amino-acid sequence: MTDYDVLRVFCGPRGGYGNELGVVRDGSVLPGREDRQEFAAKLGFSETVFVDDPERGVIDIYTPTLRLPFAGHPCVGTGWLLDVPELVVPAGVVGTRQDGEFCWIEARAEWVPPRTLRQYASAAEVDDLPVPPKGEWIYAWAWLDEPAGRVRARAFPGRDDGIDEDEATGAAALLLTDLLGRALNITQGTGSQILTAPQPEGWTEIGGRVHLER